The following proteins are co-located in the Sphingomonas panacis genome:
- a CDS encoding alpha/beta hydrolase translates to MLSPHPYRRAIPAGARIGFWRARDGWMLRRFDWPADVTPRGSILFQAGRGDVFEKYLETLAHWHDQGWSITAFDWRGQGGSGRLSGDPRVGHVEDFSLYIEDFEEFWRAWRAEAAGPTVAIGHSMGGHLVLRAITEGCIAPDVAVLVAPMLGLKSPVGAEVGEWAARRIGGRGDGARRAWRGNEIPATTETRQALLTHDDARYQDEIFWQTAQPDLRLGPPSWRWLIEAFASTRLLRTDSRLADVRVPVLMLVADYDKLVSARAALRVASRLPDVRVVRFGRECAHEILREVDAVRDRALGEIDAFLAARLGAGA, encoded by the coding sequence ATGCTGTCGCCGCACCCCTATCGCCGCGCCATTCCCGCTGGCGCGCGGATCGGCTTCTGGCGTGCGCGCGACGGGTGGATGCTCCGCCGCTTCGACTGGCCGGCGGACGTGACCCCGCGCGGCAGCATCCTGTTCCAGGCCGGGCGCGGCGACGTGTTCGAGAAATATCTGGAGACGCTGGCGCACTGGCACGATCAAGGCTGGTCGATCACCGCGTTCGACTGGCGCGGGCAGGGCGGCTCGGGACGGCTTTCGGGTGATCCCCGCGTCGGCCATGTCGAGGATTTCTCGCTCTATATCGAGGACTTCGAGGAATTTTGGCGGGCGTGGCGCGCTGAGGCGGCCGGGCCGACGGTCGCGATCGGACATTCGATGGGCGGGCATCTCGTGCTGCGCGCGATCACCGAAGGGTGCATCGCGCCGGACGTGGCGGTACTGGTCGCGCCGATGCTGGGGCTGAAGAGCCCGGTCGGCGCGGAGGTCGGCGAATGGGCGGCGCGGCGGATCGGCGGGCGCGGCGACGGTGCGCGGCGCGCGTGGCGCGGCAATGAAATCCCGGCAACGACTGAGACCCGACAGGCGCTGCTCACCCACGACGATGCGCGCTATCAGGACGAAATTTTCTGGCAGACGGCGCAGCCCGACCTGCGGCTCGGCCCGCCGAGCTGGCGCTGGCTGATCGAAGCCTTCGCCTCGACTCGCCTGCTGCGCACCGATTCGCGGCTCGCCGACGTGCGTGTGCCGGTGCTGATGCTGGTCGCCGATTACGACAAACTCGTCTCCGCGCGTGCAGCGCTGCGCGTCGCGTCGCGGCTGCCCGACGTGCGCGTAGTGCGCTTCGGCCGCGAGTGCGCGCATGAGATATTGCGCGAGGTCGACGCGGTGCGTGACCGTGCGCTCGGCGAGATCGACGCTTTCCTCGCGGCGCGGCTGGGGGCCGGCGCATGA
- the rapZ gene encoding RNase adapter RapZ: MTAMGIGDRKDILLVTGMSGAGKSTVLRTLEDLGWEIVDNLPLALLDRLLSAPLPEGADGSSQPLAIGIDARTRDFDPARIVSRIESLREGHRLDIGTLFLDCAGGELARRYSETRRRHPLALDRPAVDGIARERELLAPLRSWANRLIDTTDMTANELAQQVRATFSGERLGEPTLQVMSFGFARGLPRSADLVFDMRFLRNPHWVPELRPGTGLDADVGAYIAEDPAYETAVGQIESLLLLLLPRYRAEGKSYVTIAFGCTGGRHRSVHVTERVAARLRGAGFSPTVAHRDLAASPQDSLEGARGVADGDGTQV; the protein is encoded by the coding sequence ATGACGGCGATGGGTATTGGCGATCGTAAGGATATCCTTCTCGTCACCGGCATGTCTGGCGCAGGCAAGTCCACCGTGCTGCGCACGCTGGAGGATCTCGGCTGGGAGATCGTCGACAATCTGCCGCTGGCGCTGCTCGACCGGCTGCTGAGCGCGCCGTTGCCCGAGGGCGCGGACGGATCGTCGCAGCCGCTCGCGATCGGCATCGATGCGCGCACGCGCGATTTCGATCCGGCGCGGATCGTCAGCCGGATCGAGTCGCTGCGCGAGGGGCATCGCCTCGACATCGGCACGTTGTTCCTCGATTGCGCCGGGGGCGAGCTGGCGCGGCGCTATTCCGAGACGCGGCGGCGGCACCCGCTCGCGCTCGACCGGCCGGCGGTGGACGGGATCGCGCGCGAACGCGAACTGCTGGCGCCGCTGCGCAGTTGGGCCAACCGGCTGATCGACACCACCGACATGACCGCGAACGAACTCGCGCAGCAAGTCCGCGCGACCTTCTCGGGCGAACGGCTCGGCGAGCCGACGTTGCAGGTGATGTCGTTCGGCTTCGCGCGCGGGTTGCCGCGCAGCGCGGATCTCGTCTTCGACATGCGCTTCCTGCGCAATCCGCATTGGGTGCCCGAGCTTCGTCCCGGTACGGGACTCGATGCTGACGTCGGCGCCTATATCGCCGAAGACCCGGCTTACGAGACTGCCGTCGGGCAGATCGAATCGCTGCTGCTGCTGTTGCTGCCACGCTACAGGGCGGAGGGAAAATCCTATGTCACCATCGCCTTCGGCTGTACCGGAGGGAGACACCGCTCGGTTCATGTCACCGAGCGGGTGGCGGCGCGGTTGCGCGGCGCGGGTTTTTCGCCCACGGTCGCGCATCGCGATCTTGCTGCATCGCCGCAAGACTCGCTGGAGGGCGCCCGGGGGGTAGCCGACGGGGACGGGACGCAGGTTTGA
- a CDS encoding MarR family winged helix-turn-helix transcriptional regulator yields MVDPAWTPMVTPGHYFTRIARALGRIGDRRLGPLGFATAQLPVLSALRDGERKSQTELARWAKVEQPTMAQLLTRMERDGLVQREPDPADRRSSLISLTESARAKLPAGREILRQGNVDAMRGLSDAEVETLIGLLKRVLANVEAMEG; encoded by the coding sequence ATGGTCGATCCCGCCTGGACGCCGATGGTTACGCCCGGCCATTATTTCACCCGGATTGCGCGCGCGCTGGGGCGGATCGGCGACAGGCGGCTCGGGCCGCTAGGGTTCGCGACCGCGCAGCTCCCGGTGCTGTCGGCGCTGCGCGACGGCGAGAGGAAGTCGCAAACCGAGCTGGCGCGCTGGGCCAAGGTCGAGCAGCCAACGATGGCGCAACTGCTCACGCGGATGGAACGCGACGGTCTGGTCCAGCGCGAACCCGATCCCGCCGACCGCCGCAGCAGCCTGATATCGCTCACCGAAAGCGCGCGCGCGAAACTGCCCGCCGGCCGCGAGATCCTGCGTCAGGGCAATGTGGATGCGATGCGCGGGCTGTCCGACGCGGAGGTCGAGACGCTGATCGGGTTGCTGAAACGCGTGCTCGCGAACGTGGAGGCGATGGAGGGGTAA
- a CDS encoding A24 family peptidase — translation MGGTVFVTLLSSALALLLVWAGIEDARRREIADWKNIAIALLAPLWWWASGMTPWPDMALQIGVAAIVFGVFCFVFARGWMGGGDVKIIGALALWFPLQLLVWMLLVMSIAGGVLTIVMLFDRARDPAKPIEVPYGVAIAFAALLAMRELHFNHPSIFA, via the coding sequence ATGGGTGGGACGGTATTCGTGACATTGTTGTCGAGCGCGCTGGCGCTGCTTCTGGTGTGGGCCGGAATCGAGGACGCGCGCCGCCGCGAGATCGCCGACTGGAAGAACATCGCCATCGCGCTGCTCGCGCCGCTGTGGTGGTGGGCGAGCGGGATGACGCCCTGGCCCGACATGGCACTCCAGATCGGCGTCGCCGCGATCGTGTTCGGCGTGTTCTGCTTCGTGTTCGCGCGCGGCTGGATGGGCGGCGGCGACGTCAAGATAATCGGCGCGCTCGCATTGTGGTTTCCGCTGCAACTGCTGGTGTGGATGCTGCTGGTGATGTCGATCGCCGGCGGCGTGCTCACCATCGTCATGCTGTTCGATCGCGCGCGCGATCCGGCCAAGCCGATCGAGGTGCCTTACGGCGTCGCGATCGCCTTCGCCGCCCTGCTCGCAATGCGTGAACTGCATTTTAACCACCCAAGCATATTTGCTTGA
- a CDS encoding response regulator transcription factor, with protein MTATIALVDDDRNILTSVSIALQAEGFLTRVYSDGETALKALIDNPPDLAIFDIKMPRMDGLELLRRMREKSMIPVIFLTSKDDELDEALGLAMGADDYIAKPFSQRLLIARIRAILRRTEVSSPGAAEGGEPTETVLVRGRLSMDTARHRVTWNGADVTLTVTEFLILEALAQRPGVVKTRNQLMDAAYHDDIYVDDRTIDSHIKRVRRKFRQTDADFDAIETLYGAGYRFSEE; from the coding sequence ATGACGGCTACGATCGCGCTCGTCGATGATGACCGCAACATCCTCACCTCGGTGTCGATCGCGCTCCAGGCGGAGGGATTCCTCACCCGCGTCTATTCGGATGGCGAAACCGCGCTCAAGGCGCTGATCGACAATCCGCCCGATCTCGCGATCTTCGACATCAAGATGCCGCGCATGGACGGGCTCGAGCTGCTGCGGCGGATGCGCGAGAAGAGCATGATCCCCGTGATCTTCCTCACCTCGAAAGACGACGAGCTCGACGAGGCGCTCGGGCTGGCGATGGGCGCGGACGATTATATCGCCAAGCCCTTCTCGCAGCGGCTGCTGATCGCGCGCATCCGCGCCATCCTGCGCCGCACCGAAGTGTCGTCGCCGGGCGCGGCCGAAGGCGGTGAGCCGACCGAGACGGTGCTGGTTCGCGGGCGGCTGTCGATGGATACGGCGCGCCACCGCGTGACGTGGAACGGCGCCGACGTGACGCTAACCGTCACCGAGTTCCTGATCCTCGAGGCGCTCGCACAGCGCCCTGGCGTGGTGAAGACGCGCAACCAGTTGATGGATGCCGCCTATCACGACGACATCTATGTCGACGACCGCACGATCGACAGCCACATCAAGCGCGTGCGGCGCAAGTTCCGCCAGACCGACGCCGATTTCGACGCGATCGAGACGCTGTATGGAGCCGGCTATCGCTTCTCCGAGGAGTGA
- a CDS encoding FAD-dependent oxidoreductase: MTIDPRIAIIGGGPGGLMLARLLHLHGLAPIVFERDAHADERPQGGSLDLHAETGQHAIRAAGLEDAFLAEARPEDQGDRLYDADGTLLFDRDGHGDDRPEIDRSALRRILLESLPEGMVRWASRVEAITSDESGHTVVTAGGTQAFDIVIGADGGWSRLRALLSDVQPRYEGAVFVELGFDRRRHPQVDALVGAGKMFAVGENRVLIGQRNGHDHIRGYAGWRIDEADAWALGAMPREAARAATLAVFEGWSSALRDLIGGGDLLGVRPLYALPIGYRWPSVPGVTLLGDAAHLMSPFAGEGVNLALADAVDLAEALTSGAGWPAVERYEAAMVARATPAAEDAAHGLAAVLSRKGAAPVLDHYRARLSG, from the coding sequence ATGACAATCGACCCACGTATCGCGATCATCGGCGGCGGCCCCGGCGGGCTGATGCTGGCGCGACTGCTGCACCTGCACGGTCTCGCCCCGATTGTGTTCGAGCGCGACGCGCATGCCGACGAGCGCCCGCAGGGCGGCTCGCTCGATCTGCATGCGGAGACCGGGCAGCACGCGATACGCGCGGCGGGGCTGGAGGATGCCTTTCTGGCCGAAGCGCGGCCGGAGGATCAGGGCGACCGGCTATATGACGCGGACGGCACCTTGCTGTTCGACCGCGACGGTCACGGCGACGACCGTCCCGAGATCGACCGCAGCGCGCTGCGCCGCATCCTGCTGGAATCGCTGCCCGAGGGGATGGTCCGCTGGGCCAGCCGGGTCGAGGCGATTACCTCGGACGAGAGCGGCCACACTGTCGTCACCGCAGGCGGTACACAGGCGTTCGACATCGTGATCGGCGCGGATGGTGGCTGGTCGCGGCTGCGCGCGCTGCTGAGCGATGTCCAGCCGCGCTATGAAGGCGCGGTGTTCGTCGAACTCGGGTTCGATCGGCGGCGGCATCCGCAGGTCGATGCTCTGGTCGGGGCGGGCAAGATGTTCGCGGTCGGCGAGAACCGCGTGCTGATCGGGCAGCGGAACGGTCACGACCATATTCGCGGCTATGCCGGCTGGCGGATCGACGAGGCGGACGCGTGGGCGCTCGGCGCCATGCCGCGCGAGGCGGCGCGTGCGGCGACGCTGGCGGTGTTCGAAGGTTGGTCGTCCGCGCTGCGCGATCTGATCGGCGGCGGCGATCTGCTCGGGGTGCGGCCGCTCTATGCGCTGCCGATCGGGTATCGCTGGCCGAGCGTTCCGGGCGTGACCTTGCTGGGTGACGCGGCGCATCTGATGTCGCCGTTCGCGGGTGAAGGCGTCAATCTCGCGCTTGCCGACGCGGTCGATCTTGCCGAGGCGCTGACCTCGGGCGCGGGCTGGCCGGCTGTCGAGCGCTATGAAGCGGCGATGGTCGCGCGTGCCACGCCCGCTGCGGAAGACGCCGCGCACGGGCTGGCGGCCGTGTTGTCCCGCAAGGGCGCGGCGCCGGTGCTCGACCATTATCGCGCGCGCCTCAGTGGCTGA
- a CDS encoding CC0125/CC1285 family lipoprotein: MSKSRMLTGVLLATTLLAAGCATQTPYRPATGSGFARTGYSDRQIEANRFMVSFAGNGYTPRETVERYLLFRAAQLTVQQGYDYFVLADRQTDKSTRTYATPEPFVGGPYGYWGPAWSYYGRGFGWRSWSPYGGSPFWDRGIDIQTVEKFEAHAEIVLGRGPKPERNVRAFDARDVIKNLGPTIVMPEPGRR, translated from the coding sequence ATGTCCAAATCCCGAATGCTGACCGGCGTGCTACTCGCCACCACCCTGCTCGCCGCTGGCTGCGCTACGCAGACCCCGTATCGCCCCGCCACCGGATCGGGCTTCGCGCGCACCGGCTATAGCGACCGCCAGATCGAGGCGAACCGCTTCATGGTGAGCTTCGCCGGCAACGGCTACACCCCGCGCGAGACCGTCGAGCGGTATCTGCTGTTCCGCGCCGCGCAACTGACCGTGCAGCAGGGCTATGACTATTTCGTGCTGGCCGACCGACAGACCGACAAGAGCACGCGCACCTATGCGACGCCAGAGCCGTTCGTCGGCGGGCCTTATGGCTATTGGGGTCCGGCGTGGAGCTATTACGGGCGCGGGTTCGGCTGGCGATCGTGGAGCCCGTATGGCGGCAGCCCGTTTTGGGATCGCGGCATCGACATCCAGACCGTCGAGAAGTTCGAGGCGCATGCCGAGATCGTCCTCGGGCGTGGCCCGAAGCCCGAACGCAACGTGCGGGCGTTCGATGCGCGGGATGTCATCAAGAACCTCGGCCCGACGATCGTGATGCCCGAGCCGGGCAGGCGGTAA
- a CDS encoding HPr family phosphocarrier protein, with the protein MSQIERTVLITNKRGLHARASAKFVTLASTLPCEVAVEKDGAGSVTGTSIMGLMMLGAAMGDSIVIRAEGDGAEHAVSTLAELVEARFGED; encoded by the coding sequence GTGAGCCAGATTGAACGGACGGTCCTCATCACCAACAAGCGTGGCCTGCACGCGCGCGCGAGCGCAAAATTCGTGACGCTCGCCTCCACCCTGCCCTGCGAAGTCGCGGTCGAGAAGGATGGCGCCGGATCGGTGACGGGAACCTCGATCATGGGGCTGATGATGCTGGGCGCGGCAATGGGCGATTCGATCGTCATTCGCGCCGAGGGCGACGGCGCCGAACATGCGGTGAGCACGCTGGCGGAGCTGGTCGAGGCGCGCTTCGGCGAGGATTGA
- a CDS encoding PTS sugar transporter subunit IIA has translation MIGLVLVTHGRLADEFVTAMEHVVGKQERIATVAIGPEDDMEARRNDIAEAIKLVDAGRGVIVLTDLFGGTPSNLAISLMERGRIEVIAGINLPMLIRLESARKAMKVVDAVAAAREAGRKYISVASEVLGEAAA, from the coding sequence ATGATCGGGCTCGTATTGGTGACTCACGGTCGGCTCGCCGATGAATTCGTGACCGCGATGGAGCATGTCGTCGGCAAGCAGGAGCGGATCGCCACGGTCGCGATCGGCCCCGAAGACGACATGGAAGCGCGCCGCAACGACATCGCCGAAGCGATCAAGCTGGTCGATGCCGGGCGCGGAGTGATCGTGCTGACCGATCTGTTCGGCGGCACCCCCTCCAACCTCGCGATTTCGCTGATGGAGCGCGGACGGATCGAGGTGATCGCCGGCATCAACCTGCCGATGCTGATCCGGCTCGAATCGGCGCGCAAGGCGATGAAAGTGGTGGACGCGGTCGCCGCAGCCCGCGAAGCTGGCCGCAAATACATCTCGGTAGCCTCCGAAGTGCTGGGAGAAGCGGCGGCGTGA
- a CDS encoding sensor histidine kinase, which yields MEPAIASPRSDDRELTLRWSARVSLTPRILFVNVFALAMLAGGFFYLDSYRSRIVDSRVAQASREARLIAEALGAVAPDARPAVALRLARDTGTRIRLYDRAARPVLDTRALGKRNFVLLDPDKQDWGMAAARFLDAMIDTVVGAPRAPLYRERRSGSDWPDVRLARNSLRAPATVWRAPDRTPVITAAAAVPNGGVVMTTVNARDITQTVRLERFRLSVVLAIVSLVSVLLSLFLARTIVRPLRRLAWSAVRVRMGRAREVVVPRLPSRRDEIGMLARALSDMSLALRARIDAIEAFAADVTHEMKNPLASLRSAVEGLANVRDPELQRQLLAIVRDDVHRLDRLITDISEASRLDAQLGRAKFESVDLGALITGLIAQHTARGIEHEVVLRFDRPTGGALTVLGEGARLERVFENLIDNAISFSPEHGVIVISAAEDGDDLVIRVEDEGPGVPEESRETIFNRFHSFRPDSESFGKHSGLGLAIARTIVEAHHGTIHVESREDRLHGARFVVRLPLGPRA from the coding sequence ATGGAGCCGGCTATCGCTTCTCCGAGGAGTGACGACCGCGAGCTGACGCTGCGCTGGTCCGCGCGGGTCTCGCTGACCCCGCGCATCCTGTTCGTCAATGTGTTCGCGCTGGCGATGCTGGCGGGCGGGTTCTTCTATCTCGATTCGTATCGCAGCCGCATCGTCGACAGCCGCGTCGCGCAGGCGAGCCGGGAAGCACGGCTGATCGCCGAGGCGCTCGGCGCGGTCGCGCCGGACGCGCGGCCAGCGGTTGCGCTCAGGCTGGCGCGCGATACCGGCACGCGCATCCGCCTCTACGATCGCGCGGCGCGGCCAGTGCTCGACACGCGCGCGCTGGGCAAGCGCAACTTCGTTCTGCTCGACCCCGACAAGCAGGATTGGGGCATGGCGGCGGCGCGGTTCCTCGATGCGATGATCGACACCGTGGTCGGTGCGCCACGCGCGCCGCTGTACCGCGAGCGCCGGTCCGGTTCGGATTGGCCCGACGTGCGGCTGGCCCGCAACAGCCTGCGCGCGCCGGCGACGGTGTGGCGCGCGCCCGATCGCACGCCGGTCATCACCGCCGCCGCCGCCGTGCCGAACGGCGGCGTGGTGATGACGACGGTCAACGCGCGCGACATCACCCAGACGGTGCGGCTCGAACGGTTCCGGCTGAGCGTGGTGCTGGCGATCGTATCGCTGGTATCGGTGCTGCTGTCGCTGTTCCTCGCCCGCACGATCGTGCGGCCGCTGCGCCGGCTGGCCTGGTCGGCGGTGCGCGTTCGGATGGGGCGCGCGCGTGAGGTGGTGGTGCCGCGGTTGCCCTCGCGGCGTGATGAGATCGGCATGCTCGCGCGCGCGCTGTCCGACATGAGCCTCGCGCTCCGCGCGCGGATCGACGCGATCGAAGCCTTCGCCGCCGACGTGACTCACGAGATGAAGAACCCGCTCGCGTCGTTGCGGTCGGCAGTCGAGGGGCTGGCGAACGTTCGCGATCCCGAGCTTCAGCGGCAATTGCTCGCGATCGTGCGCGATGACGTCCACCGGCTCGACCGGCTCATCACCGACATTTCCGAGGCGTCACGGCTCGACGCGCAGCTCGGCCGCGCCAAGTTCGAGTCCGTGGATCTGGGCGCGCTGATCACCGGGCTGATCGCACAGCACACTGCGCGCGGGATCGAGCATGAGGTGGTGCTGCGCTTCGACCGGCCGACCGGCGGCGCGCTCACCGTATTGGGCGAAGGCGCGCGGCTGGAGCGGGTGTTCGAGAATTTGATCGACAACGCGATCTCCTTTTCGCCCGAACACGGCGTGATCGTGATCTCCGCCGCCGAGGATGGCGACGATCTGGTGATCCGCGTCGAGGACGAAGGCCCGGGCGTGCCGGAGGAATCGCGCGAGACGATCTTCAACCGCTTCCATTCGTTCCGGCCCGATAGCGAATCGTTCGGCAAGCATTCTGGGCTTGGCCTCGCGATCGCACGGACGATCGTCGAGGCGCATCACGGCACGATCCACGTCGAATCGCGCGAGGACCGACTTCACGGCGCGCGCTTCGTGGTGCGCCTCCCACTTGGACCACGCGCGTGA
- a CDS encoding HPr kinase/phosphorylase, translated as MTAARLHATCVAIRAHAVLLIGASGSGKSDLALRLIDRGAMLVSDDQTMLTVVDGTLVAAPPATIAGLIEVRGIGIVPLPHRAMAPVALVVRLGEPVVRMPEAGLTEVIYGIAIPLIRADSHEASAPLKVELALRRVTGEAT; from the coding sequence GTGACGGCCGCGCGGCTCCATGCGACGTGCGTCGCGATTCGCGCGCATGCGGTGCTGCTGATCGGCGCGTCGGGCAGCGGCAAGTCCGATCTGGCGCTTCGGCTGATCGATCGCGGTGCCATGCTGGTGAGCGACGACCAGACGATGCTGACGGTGGTGGACGGCACGCTGGTTGCCGCACCGCCCGCGACGATCGCCGGGCTGATCGAGGTGCGCGGGATCGGCATCGTGCCCCTCCCCCATCGCGCTATGGCGCCCGTCGCGCTGGTGGTGCGGCTCGGCGAGCCGGTGGTGCGGATGCCCGAAGCGGGGCTGACTGAGGTAATCTACGGCATTGCAATTCCGCTCATTCGGGCCGATTCTCATGAGGCTTCGGCGCCGCTCAAGGTGGAACTGGCGTTGCGGCGTGTGACTGGCGAGGCGACATGA
- the cpaB gene encoding Flp pilus assembly protein CpaB: protein MDSRKIILLVSALMVAAITAFLARSLIVGTPAPQAAAIAAAAPVNGPEVLVATRALPIGTILDATAVKYQPWPKELVENAYFIHQGNFDIKTLQGTVVRNPITAGQPITQGALVKPGDRGFLAAALGPGMRAVTVPVSQQSSVAGFVFPGDRIDLVLTQNVVGGGDGPPLKVAETVMRNLRVLATDQRTDNTLDENGKTQVRTFSMVTLEATPKLAEQIAVVQTLGQLSLSLRSLADNQSELEQAIASGAVNVPDGSDPKAEKAMMVKVAAQPSAGSISYETGADVSRFQRRTVPGKPVETNTPGGATPVPKGPVVRVARGNAVTDVAVGGKK, encoded by the coding sequence ATGGACAGTCGCAAAATCATATTGCTGGTGAGCGCGCTGATGGTTGCCGCCATCACCGCGTTCCTGGCGCGCAGCCTGATCGTGGGCACGCCCGCGCCCCAGGCGGCGGCAATTGCGGCTGCGGCGCCGGTCAACGGCCCCGAAGTGCTGGTGGCGACGCGTGCGTTGCCGATCGGCACGATCCTCGACGCGACGGCGGTGAAGTACCAGCCGTGGCCCAAGGAACTGGTGGAGAACGCCTATTTCATCCACCAGGGCAATTTCGACATCAAGACGCTGCAAGGCACCGTCGTGCGCAATCCGATCACCGCCGGGCAGCCGATCACGCAGGGCGCGCTGGTCAAGCCGGGCGATCGGGGTTTTCTCGCCGCCGCGCTCGGGCCGGGCATGCGCGCGGTGACGGTCCCCGTCTCGCAGCAGAGCAGCGTCGCCGGTTTCGTGTTTCCCGGCGACCGGATCGATCTGGTGCTGACGCAGAACGTCGTCGGCGGCGGCGACGGCCCGCCGCTCAAGGTCGCCGAGACGGTGATGCGCAACCTGCGCGTCCTCGCCACCGATCAGCGCACCGACAATACGCTCGACGAGAACGGCAAGACTCAGGTCCGCACCTTCTCGATGGTGACGCTCGAGGCGACACCCAAGCTCGCCGAACAGATCGCCGTCGTGCAGACGCTCGGGCAATTGTCGCTGTCGCTGCGCAGCCTCGCCGATAACCAGTCCGAACTCGAACAGGCGATCGCCAGCGGCGCGGTGAACGTGCCCGACGGCAGTGATCCGAAGGCCGAAAAGGCGATGATGGTCAAGGTCGCCGCGCAGCCGAGCGCCGGTAGCATCTCGTACGAAACCGGCGCCGACGTGTCGCGCTTCCAGCGCCGCACCGTGCCGGGCAAGCCGGTCGAAACGAATACGCCGGGCGGCGCAACGCCTGTCCCCAAGGGGCCGGTCGTGCGGGTCGCGCGTGGCAATGCCGTGACCGATGTCGCGGTTGGGGGGAAGAAGTAG
- a CDS encoding NAD(P)/FAD-dependent oxidoreductase, with amino-acid sequence MTRFDIVIVGAGMAGASLAAAIGDRARVLLIEAESAPGYHATGRSAAFWSETYGGPGVAPLTTASGPVLQAGGFLQPLGSLHIGRAGDAAAIDAFLAEFEGSGIALEPVDPGDHIAGLRPEWTLGVFEPSCAYIDVAGLHAAYLAAARRAGAVLAVDSPLRAATRDGGGWTIAAGAETYRANILVNAGGAWADAIAGLAGAAPIGIAAYRRTVVQLLTDPPAPAGLPHVADIGGRFYFKPEAGGRLWLSPHDETPALPGDVQPEEIDVALAIDRFEHVVDWRVARLERRWAGLRSFAPDRLPVYGFDARVPGFFWCAGQGGFGIQTAPAAAALAAAVLLGATPDPIAAAIDPARYAPGRFATPA; translated from the coding sequence ATGACACGGTTCGACATCGTCATCGTCGGTGCGGGTATGGCCGGGGCGAGCCTTGCCGCCGCGATCGGTGACCGCGCGCGCGTGCTGCTGATCGAGGCAGAGAGCGCGCCCGGGTATCACGCGACCGGCCGCTCCGCCGCGTTCTGGTCGGAGACGTATGGCGGGCCGGGCGTGGCGCCGCTCACCACCGCGTCGGGTCCGGTGCTGCAAGCGGGCGGGTTCCTCCAGCCGCTCGGCTCGCTGCACATCGGCCGGGCGGGCGATGCCGCGGCGATCGACGCGTTCCTCGCGGAATTCGAGGGCAGCGGCATCGCGCTCGAACCGGTCGATCCCGGCGATCACATCGCCGGGCTGCGCCCCGAATGGACGCTTGGCGTGTTCGAGCCGAGCTGCGCCTATATCGACGTGGCGGGGCTGCATGCGGCGTATCTCGCCGCCGCCCGGCGCGCGGGCGCGGTGCTGGCGGTCGATTCACCGTTGCGCGCGGCGACGCGGGACGGCGGCGGGTGGACGATCGCGGCGGGCGCGGAGACGTATCGCGCGAACATTCTGGTCAACGCCGGTGGCGCATGGGCGGACGCTATCGCGGGACTCGCGGGCGCGGCGCCGATCGGCATCGCCGCCTATCGCCGCACCGTCGTCCAGTTGCTGACCGACCCGCCGGCCCCCGCCGGCCTGCCGCATGTCGCCGACATCGGCGGGCGTTTCTATTTCAAGCCCGAGGCGGGCGGGCGGCTGTGGCTCAGCCCGCATGACGAGACGCCGGCACTGCCCGGCGACGTGCAGCCCGAAGAGATCGACGTCGCGCTGGCGATCGATCGGTTCGAGCATGTTGTCGACTGGCGTGTCGCCAGGCTGGAGCGGCGCTGGGCGGGGCTGCGCAGCTTCGCGCCCGATCGGCTGCCGGTCTATGGCTTCGATGCGCGCGTGCCCGGCTTCTTCTGGTGCGCGGGGCAGGGCGGGTTCGGCATCCAGACCGCCCCCGCCGCCGCCGCGCTCGCCGCCGCCGTGTTGCTGGGGGCAACGCCCGACCCGATCGCCGCCGCGATCGACCCCGCGCGCTATGCGCCCGGACGCTTCGCCACCCCGGCGTGA